The following proteins are co-located in the Pseudomonas sp. ATCC 13867 genome:
- a CDS encoding GGDEF domain-containing protein, with translation MQRNSDPEQLYEPSTGPTGLEEADHRLLMRLIFACTGATLGVFGILQSLAGNYWLAVAEAVACGMLLWAAHRLKRVRRLVPWIIAYLLPTFCFILYIIVMPNASATAFVWVYLMPVMAYLLLGKLRGFLLAVPFMLLATLMYLYMNHLRLDAPGLIDIGNGIFCGVLVLAFMHVYEGRRADAYRQLRRLALTDTLTGVASRESFQRALQRCIQESARYDARLVLVVLDVDHFKLINDQWGHDAGDKALQHLCKSLRHRLRATDLIGRLGGEEFGILLPYTDRYDAQPLVESLRKEVSRLPLEYSGQRIPLSATFGLAEWPSDGLDADELYRCTDRRLYRGKAEGRDRLVCSDPV, from the coding sequence ATGCAGCGCAACAGCGATCCCGAACAATTGTACGAGCCCAGCACCGGGCCGACAGGGCTGGAAGAGGCGGATCACCGTCTGCTGATGCGGCTGATCTTTGCCTGCACCGGGGCGACCCTGGGGGTATTCGGCATTCTGCAGAGCCTGGCCGGCAACTACTGGCTGGCCGTCGCCGAGGCCGTCGCCTGCGGCATGCTGCTGTGGGCCGCGCACCGTCTCAAGCGGGTACGCCGCCTGGTGCCCTGGATCATCGCCTACCTGCTGCCAACCTTCTGTTTCATCCTCTATATCATCGTCATGCCCAACGCGTCGGCCACGGCCTTTGTCTGGGTCTACCTGATGCCAGTCATGGCCTACCTGCTGCTGGGCAAGCTGCGCGGCTTCCTGCTGGCCGTGCCGTTCATGCTGCTGGCGACCCTGATGTACCTGTACATGAACCACCTGCGCCTGGATGCGCCAGGCCTGATCGACATCGGCAATGGCATCTTCTGCGGCGTGCTGGTGCTCGCCTTCATGCACGTCTACGAGGGGCGGCGTGCCGACGCCTACAGGCAACTGCGTCGCCTCGCGCTCACCGACACCCTGACCGGAGTGGCCAGTCGCGAGAGCTTCCAGCGTGCGTTGCAGCGCTGTATCCAGGAATCGGCTCGCTACGACGCGCGCCTGGTGCTGGTGGTGCTGGACGTCGACCATTTCAAGCTGATCAACGACCAGTGGGGGCACGACGCCGGTGACAAGGCCCTGCAGCACCTGTGCAAATCCCTGCGCCACCGCTTGCGCGCCACCGACCTGATCGGTCGCCTGGGCGGGGAGGAGTTCGGCATCCTGCTGCCGTACACCGACCGCTACGACGCCCAACCGCTGGTGGAGTCGCTGCGTAAGGAAGTGTCGCGGTTACCGCTGGAGTACTCCGGCCAGCGGATTCCCCTGTCGGCCACCTTCGGCCTGGCCGAATGGCCCTCCGACGGCCTGGACGCCGACGAGCTCTACCGCTGCACCGATCGCCGCCTGTACCGGGGCAAGGCGGAAGGACGGGATCGGCTGGTCTGCAGCGACCCGGTCTGA
- a CDS encoding HIT family protein, translated as MSLHGTYDPQNIFAQIIRGDAPCYKLYEDDDVLAFLDLFPQSYGHTLVIPKRSAARNILEVDPDALDKVMRVVQRLTGVLVEELNPDGVQVAQFNGAPAGQTVFHIHMHIVPRYAGEGLGIHAANKADVGELEKLQARLVARLNG; from the coding sequence ATGAGCCTGCACGGCACCTACGATCCACAGAACATCTTCGCCCAGATCATTCGAGGCGATGCGCCTTGCTACAAGCTGTACGAGGACGACGACGTCCTGGCCTTCCTCGATCTCTTCCCGCAGTCCTACGGCCACACGCTGGTGATCCCCAAGCGCAGCGCCGCGCGCAATATCCTGGAGGTCGATCCCGATGCGCTGGACAAGGTGATGCGCGTGGTGCAGCGCCTGACCGGCGTACTGGTGGAAGAGCTCAACCCCGACGGTGTGCAGGTCGCCCAGTTCAATGGTGCGCCGGCCGGGCAGACGGTATTCCATATCCATATGCACATCGTTCCGCGCTATGCCGGCGAGGGCCTGGGCATCCACGCGGCGAACAAGGCCGACGTGGGTGAGCTGGAGAAGCTGCAGGCGCGCCTCGTTGCGCGTTTGAATGGCTGA
- a CDS encoding glutathione binding-like protein yields the protein MSDLSAFPITRKWPAEHPDRLQLYSLPTPNGVKVSIMLEELGLPYEPHLVSFERNDQMSPEFLSLNPNNKIPAILDPNGPDGKPLALFESGAILVYLADKTDSLIAPGASGRYETLQWLMFQMGGIGPMFGQIGFFNKFAGKDYEDKRPLQRYVDEAKRLLGVLDQRLQGRDWIMGEHYTIADIATFPWIRNLVGFYEAGELVGFDNFQNVKRVLERFLARPAVQRGLNIPKRD from the coding sequence ATGTCAGACCTTTCCGCGTTCCCCATCACCCGCAAATGGCCCGCCGAACACCCTGACCGCCTGCAGCTGTACTCGCTGCCCACGCCCAACGGCGTGAAGGTATCGATCATGCTGGAAGAGCTTGGCCTGCCCTACGAGCCGCACCTGGTCAGCTTCGAGCGCAACGACCAGATGTCCCCGGAATTTCTCTCGCTGAACCCGAACAACAAGATCCCGGCGATCCTCGATCCCAACGGTCCCGACGGCAAGCCGCTGGCGCTGTTCGAGTCCGGCGCGATCCTGGTCTACCTCGCCGACAAGACCGACTCGCTCATCGCCCCCGGCGCCAGCGGCCGCTACGAAACCCTGCAGTGGCTGATGTTCCAGATGGGCGGAATCGGCCCGATGTTCGGCCAGATCGGCTTCTTCAACAAGTTCGCCGGCAAGGACTACGAGGACAAGCGCCCGCTGCAGCGCTACGTGGACGAGGCCAAGCGCCTGCTGGGCGTGCTCGACCAGCGCCTGCAAGGCCGCGACTGGATCATGGGCGAGCACTACACCATCGCCGACATCGCCACCTTCCCGTGGATTCGCAACCTGGTCGGTTTTTATGAGGCGGGCGAACTGGTGGGCTTCGACAACTTCCAGAACGTGAAGCGCGTGCTGGAGCGCTTCCTCGCGCGGCCGGCGGTACAGCGTGGGCTGAATATTCCCAAGCGCGACTGA
- the hrpA gene encoding ATP-dependent RNA helicase HrpA: MTTDSTPTPEQLLQRMDHAMIRDRHRLRRQLHELRKHPDEAKLVQWAERFQASCAKAEARRASIPSIRYDDSLPIAAKRDEIKAALMKSQVVVIAGETGSGKTTQLPKICLELGRGTHGLIGHTQPRRLAARSVATRVAEEIGTPLGSLVGYQVRFEDQSDDSTLIKLMTDGILLAETQHDRYLERYDTIIVDEAHERSLNIDFLLGFLKTLLHRRPDLKLIITSATIDLERFSKHFGDAPIVEVSGRTYPVETWYRPLAAEVDEDGEALFDDLSVDQGILRALDEIAAHEREIGKRPGDVLVFLPGEREIRDAADMLRKANLRHTEVLPLYARLTPAEQQKIFAPMPGRKIVLATNVAETSLTVPGIRYVIDSGTARISRYSYRAKVQRLPIEAVSQASANQRKGRCGRVEPGICVRLYSEEDFNGRPAFTDPEILRTNLAAVILQMLHLRLGDIEAFPFIEPPDGKAINDGFTLLQELSAVNREGQLTPLGRQLARLPIDPRLGRMLLEAAQLGSLPEVLTVASALSVQDPRERPMDRQQAADQAHAQWKDPDSDFAALINLWRGFEEQRQALGSNPLRNWCRKNFLNYLRLREWRDAHRQLTLICRELQLPFGSKASGRSELAREQPHTAKPQDNKAAGKDSKSVREQARSYKGGEPDAKQRDIDYAAVHKAILSGLLSQIGQKAEEGDYLGARQRRFWIHPSSVIGRKKPQWIMAAELVETTKLFARMVAKIEPDWLEPLAGHLVKKNYLEPHWEKRRGQVVAYEQVTLYGLIIIGRRPVHYGPIDAPVSREMFIREALVRGEINSRAKCLSANRQLLEKLDELEAKARRRDILADEETLFAYYDERLPADIYQSASFEKWYEREHKQQPDLLIMREEDVLARDASEVTAGLYPDRLRLGDLQLPLTYHFEPGHVRDGVTVRVPAPLLPQLPAERLEWLVPGLLEAKCIELVRSLPKAIRKNFVPVPDFVRAALGKMVFAEGALSESLGRELQRMTGSRVPEEAWAEAETQVESHLRMNIEVVDARGKFLGEGRDLAELTARFAEASQAALAIPQADKPQKAVEAKGFGEVAERVQQKVAGLSMTVYPALVEEAGVVKENRFPTQAEADYQHRRALQRLLLQQLAEPAKFLRGKLPGQTDMGLLYRELGRVESLVEDILLASLDSAILDGESSLPRDGAGLASLAEKKRGAWTEHAERIARLTLEILKLWHGLQKRFKGKVDLAMTVPLNDVKGQLAKLVYPGFVRDTPLEWLKEYPRYLKAVEQRLDKVAGQVQRDRVWSGEMAGYWEQYAARLAKHAQEGKRDPELVMYRWMLEEYRVSLFAQQLGTKVPVSDKRLSKQWSQVEA; the protein is encoded by the coding sequence ATGACCACAGACAGTACGCCGACCCCCGAACAGCTCCTGCAGCGCATGGATCACGCGATGATCCGCGACCGCCACCGCCTGCGCCGGCAGCTCCATGAACTGCGCAAGCACCCCGACGAAGCCAAGCTCGTCCAGTGGGCCGAGCGCTTCCAAGCCTCCTGCGCCAAGGCCGAGGCGCGCCGCGCGAGCATCCCGTCGATCCGTTACGACGACAGCCTGCCGATTGCCGCCAAGCGCGACGAGATCAAGGCCGCGCTGATGAAGAGCCAGGTGGTGGTGATCGCCGGCGAGACCGGTTCGGGCAAGACCACCCAGCTGCCGAAGATCTGCCTGGAGCTGGGCCGTGGCACCCACGGCCTGATCGGCCACACCCAGCCGCGCCGCTTGGCCGCGCGCAGCGTGGCCACCCGCGTCGCCGAGGAGATCGGCACGCCGCTGGGTTCACTGGTCGGCTACCAGGTGCGTTTCGAGGACCAGAGCGACGACAGCACGCTGATCAAGCTGATGACCGACGGCATCCTGCTGGCCGAGACCCAGCATGACCGTTACCTCGAGCGCTACGACACGATCATCGTCGACGAAGCCCACGAACGCAGCCTGAACATCGACTTCCTGCTCGGCTTCCTGAAGACCCTGCTGCACCGCCGGCCGGACCTGAAGCTGATCATCACTTCGGCGACCATCGACCTGGAACGCTTCTCCAAACACTTTGGCGATGCGCCCATCGTCGAGGTCTCGGGGCGCACCTACCCGGTGGAAACCTGGTACCGCCCGCTGGCGGCGGAAGTGGACGAGGATGGCGAAGCGCTGTTCGACGACCTCTCCGTGGACCAGGGCATCCTCCGCGCGCTGGACGAGATCGCCGCCCACGAGCGCGAAATCGGCAAGCGCCCCGGCGACGTGCTGGTGTTCCTCCCTGGTGAGCGCGAAATCCGTGATGCCGCCGACATGCTGCGCAAGGCCAACCTGCGTCACACGGAGGTGCTGCCGCTGTATGCGCGGCTGACGCCGGCCGAACAGCAGAAAATCTTCGCGCCCATGCCGGGGCGCAAGATCGTGCTCGCCACCAACGTCGCGGAAACCTCGCTGACCGTACCGGGCATCCGCTACGTGATCGACAGCGGCACCGCGCGGATCAGCCGCTACAGCTACCGCGCCAAGGTCCAGCGCCTGCCCATCGAGGCCGTCTCGCAAGCCAGCGCCAACCAGCGCAAGGGCCGTTGCGGACGGGTCGAGCCTGGCATCTGCGTGCGTCTGTACAGCGAGGAAGACTTCAACGGCCGTCCGGCCTTCACCGATCCGGAGATCCTGCGCACCAACCTGGCGGCGGTGATCCTGCAGATGCTGCACCTGCGCCTGGGCGACATCGAGGCCTTCCCCTTCATCGAGCCGCCGGACGGCAAGGCGATCAATGACGGTTTCACCCTGCTGCAGGAACTCTCGGCGGTGAACCGCGAGGGCCAGCTGACGCCGCTGGGCCGCCAGCTGGCGCGCCTGCCCATCGACCCGCGGCTGGGCCGCATGCTGCTGGAAGCGGCGCAACTGGGCAGCCTGCCGGAAGTGCTCACCGTGGCCAGCGCACTGTCCGTGCAGGACCCGCGCGAGCGGCCGATGGATCGCCAGCAGGCCGCCGACCAGGCCCACGCTCAGTGGAAGGACCCGGATTCGGACTTCGCCGCACTGATTAACCTCTGGCGCGGCTTCGAGGAGCAGCGCCAGGCGCTGGGTTCCAACCCGCTGCGCAATTGGTGCCGGAAGAACTTCCTGAACTATCTGCGTCTGCGCGAGTGGCGTGATGCGCACCGCCAGCTGACGCTGATCTGCCGTGAATTGCAGCTGCCCTTCGGCTCCAAGGCTTCTGGTAGGAGCGAGCTTGCTCGCGAACAGCCCCACACCGCGAAACCCCAGGACAACAAAGCCGCCGGCAAGGACTCGAAGAGCGTTCGCGAGCAAGCTCGCTCCTACAAAGGTGGCGAGCCGGATGCGAAGCAGCGCGACATCGACTACGCCGCCGTGCACAAGGCAATCCTCTCCGGCCTGCTGAGCCAGATCGGCCAGAAGGCGGAGGAGGGCGACTACCTCGGCGCGCGCCAGCGGCGTTTCTGGATTCACCCTTCCAGCGTGATCGGCCGCAAGAAGCCGCAGTGGATCATGGCCGCCGAGTTGGTGGAGACCACCAAGCTGTTCGCCCGCATGGTCGCCAAGATCGAGCCGGACTGGCTGGAGCCGCTGGCCGGGCACCTGGTGAAGAAGAACTACCTGGAGCCGCACTGGGAAAAACGCCGGGGCCAGGTGGTGGCCTACGAGCAGGTCACGCTCTACGGCCTGATCATCATCGGCCGCCGCCCCGTGCACTACGGCCCCATCGATGCGCCGGTATCCCGCGAGATGTTCATCCGCGAGGCGCTGGTGCGTGGCGAGATCAACAGCCGCGCCAAGTGCCTGTCGGCCAACCGCCAGTTGCTGGAGAAGCTCGACGAGCTGGAAGCCAAGGCGCGCCGGCGCGACATCCTCGCCGACGAGGAAACCCTCTTCGCCTACTACGACGAGCGCCTGCCGGCGGACATCTACCAGTCCGCCAGCTTCGAGAAGTGGTACGAGCGCGAGCACAAGCAGCAGCCGGACCTGCTGATCATGCGCGAGGAGGACGTCCTCGCCCGTGACGCCAGCGAAGTCACTGCCGGCCTCTACCCGGACCGCCTGCGCCTGGGTGACCTGCAACTGCCGCTCACCTATCACTTCGAGCCCGGCCACGTGCGTGATGGCGTGACCGTGCGCGTACCGGCGCCGCTGCTGCCGCAGCTGCCCGCCGAACGCCTGGAGTGGCTGGTGCCAGGCCTGCTGGAGGCCAAGTGCATCGAGCTGGTGCGCAGCCTGCCCAAGGCCATCCGCAAGAACTTCGTGCCGGTGCCGGACTTCGTCCGCGCCGCACTGGGCAAGATGGTCTTCGCCGAAGGCGCGCTGTCCGAATCCCTCGGCCGCGAGCTGCAGCGCATGACTGGCAGCCGCGTGCCCGAAGAGGCCTGGGCGGAGGCCGAAACCCAGGTGGAAAGCCACCTGCGGATGAACATCGAGGTGGTCGACGCCCGTGGCAAGTTCCTCGGCGAAGGCCGTGATCTGGCCGAGCTCACCGCACGCTTCGCCGAAGCCAGCCAGGCTGCGCTGGCGATCCCGCAGGCGGACAAGCCGCAGAAAGCGGTGGAAGCCAAGGGCTTTGGCGAAGTGGCGGAGAGGGTTCAGCAGAAGGTCGCCGGGCTGTCGATGACGGTCTACCCGGCGCTGGTGGAAGAGGCCGGCGTGGTGAAGGAAAACCGCTTCCCGACCCAGGCCGAGGCCGACTACCAGCACCGCCGCGCCCTGCAGCGCCTGCTGCTGCAACAGTTGGCCGAGCCGGCCAAGTTCCTGCGCGGCAAGCTGCCAGGGCAGACCGACATGGGCCTGCTCTACCGCGAGCTGGGCCGGGTCGAGTCGCTGGTGGAGGACATCCTGCTGGCCAGCCTGGACAGCGCCATTCTCGACGGTGAAAGCAGCCTGCCGCGCGATGGCGCCGGGCTCGCCTCACTGGCCGAGAAGAAGCGCGGCGCATGGACCGAGCACGCCGAGCGCATCGCCCGCCTGACCCTGGAAATCCTCAAGCTCTGGCACGGCCTGCAGAAGCGCTTCAAGGGCAAGGTCGACCTGGCCATGACCGTGCCGCTCAACGACGTGAAGGGGCAACTGGCCAAGCTGGTCTACCCCGGCTTCGTCCGTGACACGCCGCTGGAATGGCTGAAGGAATACCCGCGCTACCTGAAGGCGGTCGAGCAGCGCCTGGACAAGGTCGCCGGCCAGGTCCAGCGCGACCGTGTCTGGAGCGGCGAGATGGCCGGCTACTGGGAACAGTATGCGGCGCGCCTGGCCAAGCACGCCCAGGAAGGCAAGCGCGACCCGGAACTGGTGATGTACCGCTGGATGCTGGAGGAATACCGCGTCTCGCTGTTCGCCCAGCAACTGGGGACGAAGGTGCCGGTGTCGGACAAGCGCCTGTCGAAGCAGTGGAGCCAGGTCGAGGCCTGA
- a CDS encoding methyl-accepting chemotaxis protein, translated as MDGQRHETDQVATAINEMTAAAQEVARSAQQAADAAQQTDREGQAAKREVDLCVSQINDLVGEVRSSSDSLDTLRQDVQGIVGVLEVIRSIAEQTNLLALNAAIEAARAGEAGRGFAVVADEVRALASRTQQSTGEIQQMIDRLRGTTEGSVSAMQRASDMAERTRGQANQAGQSLDAIAQLIGTINSMNAQIASAAEEQTAVAEEINRSVHQIAGGVESVADDAAKGARTATELNGLGERLRQLVGQFRI; from the coding sequence ATGGACGGCCAGCGCCACGAGACCGACCAGGTCGCCACCGCCATCAACGAAATGACCGCCGCTGCGCAGGAAGTGGCGCGCAGCGCGCAACAGGCGGCCGACGCGGCGCAGCAGACCGACCGCGAGGGGCAGGCGGCCAAGCGCGAAGTGGACCTGTGCGTCTCGCAGATCAACGACCTCGTGGGCGAGGTGCGCAGCAGCAGCGACTCCCTCGACACCCTGCGCCAGGACGTGCAGGGCATCGTCGGCGTGCTCGAGGTGATCCGCTCCATCGCCGAGCAGACCAACCTGCTGGCGCTCAACGCCGCCATCGAAGCGGCCCGCGCCGGTGAGGCCGGGCGAGGCTTCGCCGTGGTCGCCGACGAAGTCCGCGCCCTGGCCAGCCGCACCCAGCAAAGCACCGGGGAAATCCAGCAGATGATCGACCGTCTGCGCGGTACCACGGAAGGCTCGGTAAGCGCCATGCAGCGCGCCAGCGACATGGCCGAACGCACCCGCGGCCAGGCCAACCAGGCCGGCCAGTCGCTGGACGCCATCGCCCAGCTGATCGGCACCATCAACTCGATGAACGCGCAGATCGCCAGCGCCGCCGAGGAGCAGACCGCCGTCGCCGAGGAGATCAACCGCAGCGTGCACCAGATCGCCGGTGGCGTGGAAAGCGTGGCGGATGACGCCGCCAAGGGCGCACGCACCGCGACCGAACTGAACGGACTGGGAGAGCGCTTGCGCCAGCTGGTCGGCCAGTTCCGCATCTGA